A region from the SAR86 cluster bacterium genome encodes:
- a CDS encoding alkaline phosphatase D family protein, whose translation MQRRSFLKFFTLLLTSLSLKLRSKNNKSKEIFFNHGVASGDPTHTNVILWTKLTKSSNNSIQVNWEISDNIDFINIINQGRTKASEYNDFTVKVDVKIPEQYNGISVFYRFSCNNQFSDIGKTITLPIYNPDEFNIAFCSCSNYPAGFFNAYKDVANNDEIDLVLHLGDYLYEYDKNGYASENAAELDRVSIPSNELISLQDYRLRHAQYKSDKDLQLLHKTKPMIVVWDDHEFTNNTWKNGAENHSLDEGIFYERKINALKAYYEWMPIRENQNKTTIWRDFKVGNLFQLLMLDTRLISRDKQLDLNSYYSDKTFDIESYKKDLQKPRKLLGNRQFKWIENVLDKSCKWSIFGQQILIGPQYMPAEFMEIDKSSIPEYMHIYLELAGKKLPWNTDQWDGYPKEREKFYNTIRDNQSNIILAGDTHSSWLSNLYDNKNSFIGIEIGAPSISSPNAVDMFGDYANQIDDQYLQSNKNLIYTNSSHKGYVQITINLENVEVVYKYVSTVKSRKYSKFQSKTFVINHNNPV comes from the coding sequence ATGCAAAGACGCTCATTCTTAAAATTTTTTACCCTTTTGTTGACCTCATTAAGTTTAAAGCTAAGATCAAAAAATAATAAAAGTAAAGAGATATTTTTTAATCATGGTGTTGCAAGCGGTGACCCAACACATACTAATGTAATTCTTTGGACAAAATTAACAAAAAGCAGTAACAATTCTATTCAAGTCAATTGGGAAATATCAGATAATATTGATTTTATAAATATAATTAATCAAGGTCGGACTAAAGCATCAGAATATAATGACTTTACAGTAAAGGTTGATGTAAAAATTCCTGAACAATATAACGGAATATCTGTATTCTATAGATTTAGTTGTAATAATCAATTTTCTGATATTGGCAAAACAATTACCTTACCCATTTATAATCCAGATGAGTTTAATATCGCCTTTTGTAGCTGCTCAAATTATCCTGCTGGTTTTTTTAATGCATACAAAGACGTAGCTAATAACGATGAAATTGATCTTGTTTTACATCTAGGTGATTACTTGTACGAGTATGATAAAAATGGATATGCATCTGAGAATGCTGCAGAACTTGATAGAGTCAGTATTCCTTCTAATGAGTTAATTTCACTTCAAGATTACAGATTAAGGCATGCTCAATATAAAAGTGATAAAGATCTTCAACTTTTACACAAGACAAAGCCTATGATTGTTGTGTGGGATGATCATGAGTTCACAAATAACACATGGAAAAATGGTGCAGAAAATCACTCTTTAGATGAAGGTATATTTTATGAAAGAAAGATAAATGCTTTAAAGGCTTACTATGAATGGATGCCAATCAGAGAAAATCAAAATAAAACAACTATTTGGAGAGATTTTAAAGTTGGCAATTTATTTCAATTGCTAATGCTAGATACAAGATTAATATCAAGAGACAAACAGCTTGATTTGAATTCATATTATTCTGATAAAACATTTGATATTGAGTCTTATAAAAAAGATTTACAAAAACCAAGAAAATTACTAGGAAATCGACAATTTAAATGGATAGAAAATGTGCTTGATAAAAGTTGCAAATGGTCAATATTTGGTCAGCAAATTCTAATTGGTCCTCAATATATGCCGGCTGAATTTATGGAAATTGATAAATCTTCAATTCCAGAATATATGCACATATATCTCGAGCTTGCAGGTAAAAAGTTACCTTGGAATACAGATCAATGGGATGGGTATCCTAAAGAAAGAGAAAAATTTTATAACACAATTCGAGATAATCAATCAAATATAATTTTGGCTGGGGATACCCATTCATCTTGGCTATCAAATCTTTATGATAATAAAAATAGTTTTATTGGTATTGAGATAGGAGCGCCATCAATCTCTTCTCCAAACGCTGTAGATATGTTTGGCGATTATGCTAATCAAATTGATGATCAATATTTACAATCAAACAAAAATTTAATTTATACAAATAGCTCACACAAAGGATATGTGCAGATAACTATTAATTTAGAAAATGTTGAGGTAGTTTATAAATATGTTTCTACAGTCAAATCACGGAAATATTCTAAGTTTCAATCAAAAACATTCGTCATCAATCACAATAATCCAGTATAA
- a CDS encoding NADH:flavin oxidoreductase/NADH oxidase family protein — translation MSSLMNEPFDLPCGQTIKNRICKAAMTERIAKGDSLTHQGHINLYKTWAEGNIGISLTGNVQVDRRHVEGPANVVIDENNYKQQSEMLKAWANAGTKNNTQLWMQISHAGRQTPGEVNSSPLAPSNVRLKIPGKSYGNPIPMTEDDILDVIKRFVFTAKVARDSGFTGIQIHSAHGYLLSEFLSPDINQRKDDWGGSIENRIRVHLEIIKECRKQVGFDFPISMKINSADFQKGGFSASDCIQVAKILETAGLDLLEISGGTYEQPRLIGVDDISINPKRSEIRKKSTIAREAYFLEYAKNIREAVSLPLMVTGGFRSKEGIESALGSGICQIVGIGRPLCADPMCIKKMMNDELSILPSYEKTLSLGPWILSPSSPFTIIKAINAFGAMAWFYQQIKRMAEGKMPNLKQKLFDAFKSDGKADKKAVKDYLNY, via the coding sequence ATGTCTAGTCTAATGAATGAGCCTTTTGATCTGCCATGTGGTCAAACAATTAAAAATCGTATCTGTAAAGCAGCTATGACAGAAAGAATTGCAAAAGGTGATAGCCTTACTCACCAAGGGCATATAAATTTATACAAAACTTGGGCAGAAGGAAACATTGGAATATCTTTAACAGGTAATGTTCAAGTAGACAGAAGGCATGTAGAAGGCCCAGCAAATGTAGTTATTGATGAAAATAACTATAAGCAACAGTCAGAGATGCTAAAAGCTTGGGCTAATGCTGGCACAAAAAACAATACACAATTATGGATGCAGATATCCCATGCTGGGAGACAAACACCTGGAGAGGTTAACTCTTCACCACTTGCGCCATCAAACGTAAGACTCAAAATTCCTGGTAAGAGTTATGGCAATCCAATCCCAATGACCGAAGACGATATATTAGACGTAATTAAAAGATTTGTTTTTACAGCCAAGGTAGCAAGAGATTCTGGTTTTACTGGAATTCAAATCCACTCAGCGCATGGATATCTTTTATCAGAATTTTTATCTCCCGATATCAATCAACGAAAAGATGATTGGGGTGGAAGCATTGAGAATAGAATAAGAGTTCATCTTGAAATTATAAAAGAATGCCGAAAACAAGTTGGTTTTGATTTTCCAATTTCAATGAAAATTAATTCAGCTGATTTCCAGAAAGGTGGATTCAGTGCAAGCGACTGTATTCAGGTAGCAAAAATTCTAGAGACCGCCGGCCTTGATCTTTTAGAGATTTCTGGTGGAACATATGAACAACCAAGACTAATTGGTGTAGATGATATTAGTATTAATCCAAAGAGAAGTGAAATAAGAAAAAAAAGCACTATTGCAAGAGAGGCATATTTTCTTGAATATGCCAAAAATATCAGAGAGGCAGTTTCTCTACCTTTAATGGTTACAGGAGGATTTAGATCGAAGGAAGGAATTGAAAGTGCCCTTGGTAGTGGTATCTGTCAAATAGTTGGCATAGGAAGACCTTTGTGTGCTGATCCAATGTGTATTAAAAAAATGATGAATGACGAATTATCAATATTACCGTCTTATGAAAAAACACTCTCATTAGGTCCATGGATACTATCTCCATCGAGCCCTTTTACTATTATCAAAGCAATAAATGCATTTGGTGCAATGGCATGGTTTTATCAACAAATCAAAAGAATGGCAGAAGGCAAAATGCCAAATCTTAAACAGAAGCTATTTGATGCATTCAAATCTGATGGAAAAGCTGACAAAAAAGCAGTAAAAGATTATTTAAATTACTAA
- a CDS encoding class I SAM-dependent methyltransferase, with the protein MTRFLLLLAESGFIPDALIKIAARYISNKRISKSNIDYNKPEIISALSKGAVAEKTSDANKQHYEVPPEYFYHVLGTNLKYSCSLFDNVNSLDEAETSMLELYIERANIKDGHEILDLGCGWGSFSLYIAKKYPNTNITSVSNSSDQITHIKNEARKRGLPNITAYKMDVNSLELNTQFDRIISIEMFEHLRNYKLILSSLNNLLKPDGRLFIHIFCHKKLTYFYEMKNNFDWMTKYFFQGGIMPSKDIFEYFDDELEIINQWDINGNHYSKTCKAWLNNHYINRKKILDVFQKHYDKPKIWFNRWRIFFLSCEAFFALNNGKEYFVSHYLLKKKSGHE; encoded by the coding sequence ATGACTAGATTTCTTTTATTACTAGCCGAATCAGGATTTATTCCTGATGCTTTAATTAAAATTGCTGCAAGATATATTTCAAATAAGCGCATAAGTAAATCTAATATTGATTACAATAAGCCTGAAATCATTAGTGCGCTTTCTAAAGGTGCTGTTGCTGAAAAAACATCTGATGCCAATAAACAACATTATGAAGTTCCTCCTGAATATTTTTACCATGTTTTAGGAACAAATCTAAAATATTCTTGTTCGCTTTTTGATAACGTAAATTCATTAGATGAAGCAGAAACATCTATGCTTGAGCTTTATATAGAAAGAGCTAATATTAAGGATGGTCATGAAATTCTCGATTTGGGTTGTGGATGGGGAAGTTTTTCTTTATATATAGCCAAAAAATATCCAAATACAAACATTACATCAGTTAGTAATTCTAGCGACCAAATTACACATATTAAAAATGAAGCTCGAAAAAGAGGGTTACCAAACATCACAGCCTATAAAATGGATGTTAATAGTTTAGAGTTAAATACACAATTTGATCGAATTATTTCAATTGAAATGTTTGAACATCTTCGGAACTATAAATTAATTTTAAGCTCTCTAAACAATCTTCTAAAACCTGATGGGAGATTATTTATCCATATTTTTTGTCATAAAAAGTTAACTTATTTTTATGAAATGAAAAACAATTTTGATTGGATGACAAAGTATTTTTTTCAAGGTGGAATTATGCCGAGCAAAGATATTTTTGAGTATTTTGACGATGAATTAGAAATTATCAATCAATGGGATATTAATGGAAACCATTATTCAAAAACTTGTAAGGCATGGTTAAATAATCACTATATAAATAGAAAAAAAATATTAGACGTATTTCAAAAACACTATGACAAACCCAAAATTTGGTTCAACAGATGGAGAATATTTTTTCTATCTTGTGAGGCATTCTTTGCATTAAATAATGGTAAAGAATATTTCGTTTCGCATTATTTATTAAAGAAAAAGTCTGGTCACGAATAA
- a CDS encoding UDP-2,3-diacylglucosamine diphosphatase: protein MKNDIGHNSVFISDLHLGSKHCKDKELLKFLQEVRTKKLYLVGDIIDGWRLKKKWYWPDNHNKVIKQLIRISKYAEVYWISGNHDEFLRTVPTINIGNIETHNRIVHVGVDKNRYLVVHGDMFDYLMRTKFGKRIMYIGDWGYDRLININYLLNKIRAFFGYKPWSLSKYLKRKAKIATNFIGEFEAEMVNYARMKKYDGIICGHIHHAEIRQHDEIKYMNDGDWCESCSALIEDHEGNWIIEYY from the coding sequence ATGAAAAACGATATTGGTCATAATAGTGTATTCATTTCAGATTTACATTTAGGTAGCAAACACTGCAAAGACAAAGAACTCTTAAAATTTCTTCAAGAAGTTAGAACAAAAAAGCTTTATTTGGTCGGTGATATTATTGATGGTTGGAGACTTAAAAAAAAATGGTATTGGCCAGATAATCATAATAAAGTAATTAAACAACTTATTCGTATTTCAAAATATGCAGAAGTTTATTGGATTAGTGGTAATCATGACGAGTTCTTAAGAACAGTTCCAACAATTAACATTGGAAATATTGAAACACATAATAGAATAGTTCACGTGGGTGTTGATAAGAATAGATATCTTGTAGTGCATGGTGATATGTTTGATTATTTGATGAGAACAAAATTTGGTAAAAGAATAATGTATATAGGTGATTGGGGTTACGATAGATTAATTAATATCAATTATCTATTAAATAAAATACGAGCATTCTTTGGTTACAAACCTTGGTCATTATCAAAATATCTTAAAAGAAAAGCTAAGATAGCAACAAATTTCATCGGTGAGTTTGAAGCAGAAATGGTTAATTACGCAAGAATGAAAAAGTATGACGGAATTATATGTGGTCACATACATCATGCAGAAATTCGACAACACGATGAAATTAAATATATGAATGATGGCGATTGGTGTGAAAGCTGTTCAGCGCTTATTGAAGATCACGAAGGTAACTGGATCATAGAGTATTATTAA
- a CDS encoding glycosyltransferase family 2 protein, giving the protein MKDDLTIVVPCKNEESYIYYLLDCLKKQKGIEGIRIYIADCSTDNTRRVIENHKDWLDVEVIEGGPVSVAKNNGAYLVTTPYILFIDADVRFFSNTVIYDTLKQMKVEDLDLIGLNIKCYDKDLGAQLSFSIFNVLNKILSKWIPFAVGAYLLTRKDKFYEHGKFPCKYPTSEDFHLSRKYDPKKFKIAKHYFGQDSRRFKKMGYLGMSIYLIKNFLFKDNHNYWNNIDEKRYWS; this is encoded by the coding sequence ATGAAAGACGACCTTACAATCGTTGTTCCGTGTAAAAACGAAGAATCCTATATCTATTATTTGCTTGATTGTTTAAAGAAACAAAAAGGTATAGAAGGCATAAGAATTTATATCGCAGATTGTTCAACTGATAATACAAGAAGAGTTATTGAAAATCATAAAGATTGGTTGGATGTTGAAGTTATTGAGGGTGGGCCTGTCTCAGTTGCCAAAAATAACGGTGCATATTTAGTAACCACTCCATATATTCTTTTTATAGATGCTGACGTTAGATTTTTTTCAAATACAGTAATCTACGATACTTTAAAACAAATGAAAGTAGAGGATTTAGATTTAATAGGACTAAATATTAAATGTTACGACAAAGATCTAGGGGCTCAATTAAGTTTCTCAATATTTAATGTATTAAATAAAATATTGTCAAAGTGGATTCCTTTTGCTGTAGGAGCATATTTACTTACTCGTAAAGATAAATTTTATGAGCATGGTAAATTTCCATGCAAGTATCCAACATCGGAGGATTTTCACTTATCGAGGAAATATGATCCAAAGAAATTTAAAATTGCTAAACATTACTTTGGACAAGACAGTAGAAGATTTAAAAAGATGGGATATTTAGGTATGTCCATTTATTTAATTAAAAACTTTTTATTTAAGGATAACCATAACTATTGGAATAACATAGATGAAAAACGATATTGGTCATAA
- a CDS encoding paraslipin has translation MGIAVSDIVLIVLVVLIIYVVFLSIKIVPQSKVFVIERFGKFTRILESGLSLIVPFVDRVAFRVDILERQLPPFKMSVITEDNVEVELVATVFFRVLDAAKSVYRIRNIDLAIENTAISVVRSAAGKLELDDLQSSREAMNQEIAARLSKAAEVWGVEVTRTEILDVLVDEKTKESQRQQLNAERERRAAIARAEGDKRSVELKADAELYEAKKQAEAVKVEADAEAYAVKIKAEADAKQTELIAEAINNNGQSAINYEIMKRQVEGLSDIASSNQTKTLFIPSDITKALGTLELFLDGIVNKEVKNDN, from the coding sequence ATGGGCATTGCAGTAAGTGATATCGTCTTAATTGTCTTGGTGGTTTTAATCATCTATGTAGTTTTTTTATCAATTAAAATTGTGCCTCAATCAAAAGTTTTTGTTATTGAGAGATTTGGTAAATTTACTAGAATCTTAGAATCTGGATTATCTTTAATTGTCCCTTTTGTTGATAGGGTTGCTTTTCGGGTAGATATCTTAGAAAGACAATTACCTCCATTTAAAATGTCAGTTATTACAGAAGATAATGTTGAAGTTGAGTTAGTTGCTACAGTTTTTTTTAGAGTTCTAGATGCTGCTAAATCAGTGTATAGAATTAGAAATATAGATCTTGCGATTGAAAATACTGCTATCTCAGTTGTGCGTTCAGCTGCAGGAAAACTTGAGCTAGATGATCTACAATCAAGTCGAGAAGCAATGAATCAAGAAATTGCTGCAAGACTTTCAAAAGCTGCAGAAGTATGGGGTGTTGAGGTAACTAGAACAGAAATACTTGATGTTTTAGTTGATGAAAAAACAAAGGAATCACAAAGACAGCAGTTAAATGCAGAAAGAGAAAGAAGAGCAGCTATTGCAAGAGCCGAAGGCGATAAAAGAAGTGTAGAACTAAAGGCAGATGCTGAACTCTATGAAGCAAAAAAACAGGCAGAAGCAGTGAAAGTTGAGGCAGATGCTGAAGCTTATGCCGTAAAAATTAAAGCGGAGGCAGATGCAAAGCAAACTGAATTGATTGCTGAAGCTATAAATAATAATGGTCAATCCGCAATAAATTATGAAATTATGAAACGGCAAGTTGAAGGACTCTCAGATATTGCTTCTTCTAATCAAACAAAGACACTCTTTATCCCGTCTGATATAACCAAAGCTCTTGGCACACTTGAACTATTTCTTGACGGAATAGTAAATAAAGAAGTTAAAAATGATAATTGA
- a CDS encoding PhoX family protein: MITNNRREFLKLAAKSSALFILYTYTGALKSSVLKSTINDFWDGSLLSDPLGLFDLPINFSYKVLISSGDIMADGLSYGRRPDGMAAFKLDDGNNALIINHETDNLDKRLDPISAYDKRNGVPYDGGTTTLILDSSGKKVIDSRRSLTGTKKNCAGGKTPWNTWISCEETYDKDHGYAFEICPKTKFLDGFKRLSEMGRFKREAVTVDINDKKGTIYQTEDDPMGLFYKFTPSIKDKLDGGGVLEALKIKNLESTENKDGSIKSGDSFPVDWVLIDDPSASKKRTKTQGKSKGATIFCGGEGIIFTNDANSESVIYFTCKDGGQAGLGQIWSYAPSKSKITLFYESTDTKDLWEGDNINVTPWGDLIICEDNDSNACRLIGCTQNGMLYPLGRVAGNSSSEIAGICFSSDGNNMYLNIQDEGKTIVINGDWNRIKNFRDKFDAKKINY, encoded by the coding sequence ATGATAACTAATAATAGAAGAGAGTTTTTAAAACTTGCTGCAAAGTCTTCTGCCTTATTTATTTTGTATACTTATACTGGAGCTTTAAAGAGCTCTGTCCTAAAAAGTACAATCAATGACTTTTGGGATGGTTCTCTATTATCAGACCCACTTGGTTTATTTGATTTACCTATAAATTTCTCATACAAAGTGCTAATTTCATCTGGAGATATTATGGCTGATGGACTTTCATATGGCAGAAGACCTGACGGAATGGCAGCATTTAAGTTAGATGATGGAAATAATGCTCTTATAATAAATCATGAAACAGATAATTTAGATAAGAGGCTTGACCCCATATCTGCATATGATAAACGTAATGGTGTTCCTTATGATGGTGGAACTACTACCTTAATACTAGACTCTAGTGGTAAAAAAGTAATTGATTCAAGAAGAAGTCTTACAGGAACAAAAAAGAATTGTGCTGGGGGAAAAACCCCATGGAATACTTGGATTTCATGTGAAGAAACCTACGATAAAGATCATGGTTATGCATTTGAGATTTGTCCAAAAACAAAATTCTTAGATGGTTTCAAAAGATTATCAGAAATGGGCAGATTTAAAAGAGAAGCTGTCACGGTAGATATTAATGATAAAAAAGGCACTATATATCAAACAGAAGATGACCCCATGGGCTTGTTTTATAAATTTACACCATCTATTAAAGATAAGTTAGACGGAGGAGGTGTTCTCGAAGCTCTTAAAATTAAGAACTTAGAAAGCACTGAGAACAAAGATGGTTCTATAAAATCAGGCGATTCTTTTCCAGTTGATTGGGTCCTAATTGATGATCCAAGTGCTTCGAAAAAAAGAACAAAAACTCAGGGTAAATCAAAAGGTGCAACTATCTTTTGTGGTGGAGAAGGAATAATTTTTACAAATGATGCTAACTCAGAAAGTGTTATTTATTTTACTTGTAAAGACGGCGGTCAAGCAGGCCTGGGTCAAATTTGGTCATATGCTCCAAGTAAATCTAAAATCACATTATTTTATGAATCAACTGATACAAAAGACTTATGGGAAGGAGATAATATTAATGTCACACCGTGGGGTGATCTCATTATCTGTGAGGATAATGATAGCAATGCATGCAGATTAATTGGTTGTACTCAAAATGGTATGCTTTATCCACTTGGAAGAGTTGCTGGTAATAGTAGCTCAGAAATTGCTGGCATTTGTTTTTCATCTGATGGTAATAATATGTATCTAAACATTCAAGATGAAGGTAAAACAATTGTTATTAATGGTGACTGGAATCGTATTAAAAATTTCAGAGACAAGTTTGATGCCAAGAAGATAAATTATTGA